The genomic region CGGAATAAATCGAATCGGTTGAGGAATGTGGAAGCAGTAGAATGTCAAGTAGCAAAAAATCTTTTTGTGGGAGCAGCGTGTGTGAATGCGCTTCACCGTTGACACAATAATAAGTCACATGGCAGCTAATCAATAACAAGATGAAAGACGCTCGCTATTCACTACAGATGGTCGCCATTCATTCACCATTCCAACTCGCAGCCTgccttttgtttacatttggatCAGCACCCAAATCCACTCGCTAactttttttgctatttttctGCAGAGCAATGTCTGTGTCAGAACGGCGGCGTCTGTGTGGATAGCAACGGGACGTGTAAATGCCCCGCCTCCTACACGGGGCTCTACTGCCAATTCGGTAAGTCTGGACTCGACCCCGTTTATTGTTTCGAAGTGGCCCGTTAAACAAATCGGTTTTGTGATCTGCGCTCAGAGGTGACGCAGACGCCGTGCAACAACAATCATCCGTGTCCCGACGGGGGTCCGTGTTTGGAATACGGGGGTGCGTACCTGTGCACGTGTCAGACCAGTGCTGCAGAACTGGACCAGCAGGACTTTTACCCTTATGGTAAGAGTGCTCATTCAAGGCCACTAAGACATCTAGTGTATTTGTTTGGTTCATATTTTTGTAGAATATTATATTCTTGattaattaaaatatttaaatggagattttttttttttctatttaatcattttattttttatatttataaacaTTTTCATTCACATTTTCAAGGCCACTAAGACGTTTAGAAACATCCAGTGTATTTGtttggtttatatttttgtagaataaagttgtatttttaattaattagaATATTtaaatggagattttttttgtatttaatcattttattttttatatttataaacaTTTTCATTCACATTTTCAAGGCCACTAAGACGTTTAGAAACATCCAGTGTATTTGTTTGGTTCATATTTTTGTAGAATAAAGTTGTATTCTTGATTAATTAGAATATTtaaatggagatttttttttatttagtcattTTATTTTCGAATAACAAAAGGTGTAATATTTATAAACATTTTCAGTCACATTTTCAAGGCTACTAAGACGTTTAGAAACATCCAGTGTATTTGTTTGGTTCATATTTTTGTAGAATAAAGTTGTATTCTTGATTAATTAGAATATTtaaatggagattttttttttttattatttaatcattttattttcaaataacaAAAGGTGTAATATTTATAAACATTTTCATTCACATTTTCAAGGCTACTAAGACGTTTAGAAACATCCAGTGTATTTGTTTGGTTCATATTTTTGTAGAATAAAGTTGTATtcttaataaattaaaatatttaaatggagattttttttatttagtcattTTATTTTCGAATAACAAAAGGTGTAATATTaataaacattttctttaatttttCCAATCTGCTCAAATAGTTTGCAGTTTTAACAGCCAGACGAGACGGAAGGAACACAGTCAAGTGTCGCTTTGTGTTTTTCAGTACAGCCCCAATCCGTCTGCGACTCGAGCCCGTGTCTCAACGGCGGCTACTGCTACGAGCGAGACGGCGGCTACACGTGCCAGTGCACCCACGGGCACTGGGGCAAGCACTGCGAGAAAGGTACCCACATCAATTAGGGTGGGCAAGCCGACAAAGTCGCAAAAATGAGCAAATGTTACCTACATGTGGTTTTAGTGCGACTCAATACGTGCGCCTCCGGTCCGTGTCGCAACGGGGGCTCGTGCAGGGAGGAAGCGGGCAGCTACAGATGTGCGTGCCCATACAGGTTCACCGGAAAGCACTGTGAAGTGGGTGAGTGGGCCCAAATGGATTTAAAATGAGGCTGTAACCACTGAGGGGGGCGGGGGCAGTGAAACATAAAATCCGGAAAAGTACCAGATATGTTCCAGATGCACCGAATGCTTTCATTTTTATGAATTTTGGTCATTTAGGGAAGCCAGATCCGTGCGCATCCAGTCCTTGCGTGAACGGAGGAACGTGCTTCCACTATATCGGGAAGTACAAATGCGAGTGTACGGACTTCTTCACCGGAAGACATTGCGAGGTCAACACTGCCACGCACCGTCACGCAGGTCAGCCATCTTTTACCCCAAAACAatcttttatttatattttttttttgcaaccaaTGTTGTTCCTATAAAAaggaaaacaacttttttttttttcttcaccatcATTTTTACTTAAATTTTGTAATGTTACACGCTGCCCCAAAATAGGACAATATTTTGGTCCGATTCCACCTCTAATCTGACGCAACCTCGTGGCGCTCCgatgactctggccgtgtccatgtgaCGCTAATCTTAGCGTGGTTGCTGCCCTGTAGCGGCACAAGCCCGTGTACAAGTAGAAGCGAGTAAAAGTTATTTCAAGTCAAAGTCCAGGACATATGAGCATTGAGGCCAAGCTCATTTTAGTCTCGATGTGCCCCCTGTTGCTAGTGCCATGTCCTGGTGGCAAagtttttgaaatatttaattttgtgATTTCATCTTCAAAtcaatgtgttaaaaaaaagaaaagatcctTGTTTGTAATTCATAAGCTCAATGGATGTGGCTGCCAGGTAACATTTTATTTCCACTGGTCTCCTGGTGGGATTGAGCACAATGaaatctgcctagcaacaagtgacaaAGGAAATTGACAATGTAACATGACTCtctgttttttcttcttaagaatttcttttttttcctcgactTTGTTTCTTGCTAACAAACGCCACTTGATTATTCCAGAGATGGGTTGCGGGCCGCCGCCGCAAGTGGAGCACGCCGACGTTCAGTTCTTATCCACCTTGCCGGGATCGGTGGCCGTTTACCTGTGCCGGGCGGGATACGTGGCGGTGCCCAGAGCCACGCAAAGTGTCTGCGGCGTCCAGGGCCACTGGAGCCAGCCTCCCGTCTGCGAGGGTGCGTCACAACAACCCACAATCCAATCCTCGAATTAattcccataaaaaaaaaaatgatgctagTTAGTTCTATCCTTCCTCCAGAACTCAACGGCTGCTTCTCCGAGCCGTGCATCAACGGCGGGACGTGTCGCAACCACGGAGGTTCTTACGTTTGCGACTGTGAGCAAGGCTATAACGGAAACCAATGTCAGACAGGTAAGTGTTTAATTATTTTTGTCAGGTTAAATCATTTCTAATTTGCACTCTATTCTATGTAAGACATCAACGAGTGCTTGTCGGAGCCGTGCAAGAACGGAGGAACCTGCGAGAACCAGCCGGGGTCCTATTTGTGTCGTTGTCCGGTGGGCCTCAAAGGACGCCACTGCCAAACGGGTACATATAAAACATGCTGACTGTTTTATTCGTCACAACACAAAGACCTCAAACATGctcgttgtgtgtgtgcgtagagcAGGACAGCTGCGAGTCCAACCCGTGTCTGAACGGCGGCGTGTGCCGTGCCTCCAAGCGGACGTACGCGTGCACATGCAAGGATGGCTTCTTCGGCGACCGGTGCCAGATGTGTAAGTGACTTTCCCTCCTCCCTCTCATCTTCCTCAAGTTCAGCCAGTTCACACTTTGTTTGGGAGCAGCGCTGTAACAAGTGTTTGACTCTGTCGCCCCCTAGTGGAGGACCCTTGCGTGCTGCACCCTTGCGGGAGTAGGGGGGAGTGCAGAAGTGACAGAAGAGGCAACTACGACTGTGTGTGCAAAGCCGGACACACGGGGAAAGACTGTGAAAAAGGTTATTTGAGTTTATTTACTATTttgaagtttttattttgtttttttacctggCTCCCTAACTTGTTCCCAGATCTGCTGCCCCCCTCTGGCCTGCACGTGCAGCGTGTGGAAGAGAGCGAGTTGGAGCTACGTTGGGACCAGCCGGAGGCGTCTTCCACGGCGTGGCTGAGCGGCTTCGTGGTGACGTACGCGCCGCacggccgcggaggcgcccggaaGGTCGACTTTTTGGACCGGCAGAGCCGACGGCACGTCCTGCGAAGTCTGGTGCCCGGCCTGCTCTACAACATCTCCACCTACTCCATCAAGCGCAACGCCAACAGCGACCACGTCAGCAGGCCAGCCACCGCTCTCATACGCACCAGTCAGTGGCAGACACACTTTTCTCACAGATACTCCTAAAAGACTCACGTACACAACTGAAATATGTTCGTCTAATAGTAGCGTGTCATCGTTTTTCCGTCACGCGGTTATACTCATGTTGACGGTATTGTTTCTTTTCTAAAAGGGCCTCGGCGGGTGGAGCATCTTCAGGTGCTGAACGTGACGGCGTATGACGTGCGGCTGAGCTGGAGCCTCAACCTCAAGGCCACTCGACACGCGCCCGTTAGCAGGATTCGAGTCACGCTAACATCTGAAGACGCTGGTCGAACGCAGACAGTCCTGCTCAACACCACCATCAGCGAACTTGCCTTCAGGTCAGACCCTGGACCAGTCACAAACCCAACTATCTACCTACTTAGCAACCTACCTCGTAACCTTCAATTCTACCCACCAACTAGCTAGCTGCCTACTTTTTAACTACTTAGCTAAATAGCTAGCTACTTAACTACCTACCTTTTAAAGTTGGATAGAGCTAGAAGGCAGTAACTAAAATACTCTGCTTGGCcaaagtgtgtttttgttcttACCACTAGAGGGTGCTGTTGCACAACTTTATGTAATGTAATGATCTTTTCAGTTCTCTGCTTCCTGCCCACAAGTACACGGTGGACGTGTTGGCGCAAAGTGGACTCAGACCCGATGAATTTCCCTCCACAAGCCACTCGGCAGGACCCTTGCACTTTTGGACCCGTAGGAAacctttttttctaaataaaattgatttatttccccgccatttaatttgttttgtggTGTTGCCTGCAGGGCCCTCCCCCCCACAGAACTTATCGCTGGCCCACGTGACCGCTAACTCGGCCGCTATTACCTGGACCCGCCACCCGGGGCTGGTTTCGGACGGCTTTGTGGTGAACGTGACGCGAGGGCTGACCACCAGGAGCCGCTTTCTGCCCGGCGGCCTGGTGGGCTCGTACACGCTCCGAGAACTGACGCCGGCTCAGCTCTACCGCCTCGCCCTCACCTCTGTCAAGAAGGTGGGACAGGAGCAGATCCACAGCCAGCCTCAGTACCTGGACTTCACCACATGTGGGTACCACAAGTCCACCTGACAATTTgaaggattttttaaaaatgattgtgTTTCTTTGGGCTCAGTGCCGATGGAAGCCAGGCCCGGAAGAAGAGAACGACCGATTAAGGAAGGACGAAGGCTGTCTCAGCCTCAGAACCAGGGAGGTGGCCCAGAACCAAGGTGGGAAAATACCAAAAAagataataccaaaaaataataGTTGTACTGACATGGATGTTCTCGCCAGATACACTGAATTGATTGACAGGAGAGGAAAGATCACAGCCAAGTTCACACACTTACCAAGAAAAGCCATTCGACATCGGCCCAGTAAGCAAAGTAAAACACTTTGTGgatttaaaaatgcattttttttaaaaactttcaACTATGTGGTATTTTATAGTATACATATATCGATGTAGTTTTGGCTATTTCAGTATTTCCACCCATTTTATGTTTTCTTCATCTGCATGTTTGTGTGACATTTGTTTACGTTAAGgaggccccccccaaaaaaaatctctcgCTTAAGTCGTTCCATGTGTGTCTCTAGATTAGGCAAAATAATCTCTTGGGTTGTTTTTTTGACATGTTAAGATGTGTTGTTATGCTTTGCTAATTGAATTATGCTgccgatgacatcatcaactcCAAAATGGTGACTCGAGCTCCTCAATTCAAGTTACTGTAAATTTGATTCAGTTTTTACTTGGTAGAACCCCAACCGCCGGTTCGATTGGAGAGGATGGAGGAGACCACAAATAAAATCAGCCTGGCGCTGGAGATTCAAGAGGAGACCACATCCGGGGCGAAACTCGGTAGGTGTCGCCCCATCATTCAACTTGAAGTTTTGGACCACCATGCTGCTTTGGATATCGAGAAGTCTTGGGTATTTTTGGGGGAGCGATCAAATGGACTTGTTTTGTTTCAGAGTCGTCTCAGGACTGTCTCACTTTGACCTGCCTGAATGGCGGCACATGCAGAAATAACGGTGGCGACTCGCACGTCTGCGACTGCACCACTGGGTTCAAAGGCGCACAGTGTGAATTGTGtatgttgacacacacacacacacacctctattTGGTCTTAGTACATGAACCCAAAAATACATTTCAGAACCACCCCAtaggtaaaaaaaatcttaaaaatcATGtagaataaacaaataaatcaagtgtgttgaCTTTTGTCCTGGATTTTAACTTGGTATCCGTGGCAACCAAAGCAAGAATCATACCCCACAGAAGATTTTAATAACCCCCCTTACTTGTCACATGGCAATTGAAACTTTTTGGACTTTGACACATGGTGACCAATATGACAAGTTAAGGGTTTATTTTCTTCACACTGTGGCTTGCTGCTTTCTGAGTATGATTTTTAGCTTGTGGTCAAATGGGTCTGTGGTGCAAAACCTAGAAGACATCTCTTCATATAAAGTTGgttaaaaaagcaaaataatcaCATTTTGATGTTTCGTTTTTGCGCAGCGTGCCAGCGAGTGCCTCACCCGTGCACCCGCCTCTACTCAGAGACAAAGAGCGAGCCCGTGTGGGAGGGCGACGTCTGCCATTACGTGTAAGTATCCCTCTTCGTAATCTTATTTGAAAAATTTTTCAAGAATTATTCAAAATACATACTTTAAATTGCCACTCATATTACTAATACAGAAACAACTGTTGGAATGttaaagagtaa from Syngnathus scovelli strain Florida chromosome 10, RoL_Ssco_1.2, whole genome shotgun sequence harbors:
- the sned1 gene encoding sushi, nidogen and EGF-like domain-containing protein 1 isoform X1, with translation MPPPPQPLSSLLCALLLLLLPPGGAEAAVPLEDFYPFGPERGDAQTVAQDDGGSGLLDISVAFPFFGDKHTGLYVNNNGLVSFLREVSQFTPVAFPIAGDRRVVAPFWADVDNRRAGRVFYRQSREPLTLRRASSDIRMYFSDLPDFNATWVLVSTWHQVTFYGGSSTTPVNTFQVVLITDGELSFTIFQYNNITWTTGRHASSGGDANGLGGIAAQAGFNAGDGKRYFNIPGSRNQDVAQVETTTNVGYPGRWVFRIDHINVEVGGCNNSASVCPHLRPCLNGGRCIDDCITGNPSFTCSCLSGFTGRRCQINVDECASFPCKNGGTCEDHVNNFTCQCPPGYTGSLCETDVDECRDGPCLNGALCVQTADNFTCVCQPGYTGVLCQTEMNKCDSQPCLNGGQCVNHGFNFTCLCPAPFTGVVCESELMELQFNSTKSKNQTGSCQPDECGKNRICQSDGDSGAHRCSCAPGYYGDMCQEQCLCQNGGVCVDSNGTCKCPASYTGLYCQFEVTQTPCNNNHPCPDGGPCLEYGGAYLCTCQTSAAELDQQDFYPYVQPQSVCDSSPCLNGGYCYERDGGYTCQCTHGHWGKHCEKVRLNTCASGPCRNGGSCREEAGSYRCACPYRFTGKHCEVGKPDPCASSPCVNGGTCFHYIGKYKCECTDFFTGRHCEVNTATHRHAEMGCGPPPQVEHADVQFLSTLPGSVAVYLCRAGYVAVPRATQSVCGVQGHWSQPPVCEELNGCFSEPCINGGTCRNHGGSYVCDCEQGYNGNQCQTDINECLSEPCKNGGTCENQPGSYLCRCPVGLKGRHCQTEQDSCESNPCLNGGVCRASKRTYACTCKDGFFGDRCQMLEDPCVLHPCGSRGECRSDRRGNYDCVCKAGHTGKDCEKDLLPPSGLHVQRVEESELELRWDQPEASSTAWLSGFVVTYAPHGRGGARKVDFLDRQSRRHVLRSLVPGLLYNISTYSIKRNANSDHVSRPATALIRTRPRRVEHLQVLNVTAYDVRLSWSLNLKATRHAPVSRIRVTLTSEDAGRTQTVLLNTTISELAFSSLLPAHKYTVDVLAQSGLRPDEFPSTSHSAGPLHFWTRPSPPQNLSLAHVTANSAAITWTRHPGLVSDGFVVNVTRGLTTRSRFLPGGLVGSYTLRELTPAQLYRLALTSVKKVGQEQIHSQPQYLDFTTLPMEARPGRRERPIKEGRRLSQPQNQGGGPEPRYTELIDRRGKITAKFTHLPRKAIRHRPSKQKPQPPVRLERMEETTNKISLALEIQEETTSGAKLESSQDCLTLTCLNGGTCRNNGGDSHVCDCTTGFKGAQCELSCQRVPHPCTRLYSETKSEPVWEGDVCHYVYKRTYKVQQDVCYQEVCESTLQQKSQVTVRRTSRQQ
- the sned1 gene encoding sushi, nidogen and EGF-like domain-containing protein 1 isoform X2, yielding MPPPPQPLSSLLCALLLLLLPPGGAEAAVPLEDFYPFGPERGDAQTVAQDDGGSGLLDISVAFPFFGDKHTGLYVNNNGLVSFLREVSQFTPVAFPIAGDRRVVAPFWADVDNRRAGRVFYRQSREPLTLRRASSDIRMYFSDLPDFNATWVLVSTWHQVTFYGGSSTTPVNTFQVVLITDGELSFTIFQYNNITWTTGRHASSGGDANGLGGIAAQAGFNAGDGKRYFNIPGSRNQDVAQVETTTNVGYPGRWVFRIDHINVEVGGCNNSASVCPHLRPCLNGGRCIDDCITGNPSFTCSCLSGFTGRRCQINVDECASFPCKNGGTCEDHVNNFTCQCPPGYTGSLCETDVDECRDGPCLNGALCVQTADNFTCVCQPGYTGVLCQTEMNKCDSQPCLNGGQCVNHGFNFTCLCPAPFTGVVCESELMELQFNSTKSKNQTGSCQPDECGKNRICQSDGDSGAHRCSCAPGYYGDMCQEQCLCQNGGVCVDSNGTCKCPASYTGLYCQFEVTQTPCNNNHPCPDGGPCLEYGGAYLCTCQTSAAELDQQDFYPYVQPQSVCDSSPCLNGGYCYERDGGYTCQCTHGHWGKHCEKVRLNTCASGPCRNGGSCREEAGSYRCACPYRFTGKHCEVGKPDPCASSPCVNGGTCFHYIGKYKCECTDFFTGRHCEVNTATHRHAEMGCGPPPQVEHADVQFLSTLPGSVAVYLCRAGYVAVPRATQSVCGVQGHWSQPPVCEELNGCFSEPCINGGTCRNHGGSYVCDCEQGYNGNQCQTDINECLSEPCKNGGTCENQPGSYLCRCPVGLKGRHCQTEQDSCESNPCLNGGVCRASKRTYACTCKDGFFGDRCQMLEDPCVLHPCGSRGECRSDRRGNYDCVCKAGHTGKDCEKDLLPPSGLHVQRVEESELELRWDQPEASSTAWLSGFVVTYAPHGRGGARKVDFLDRQSRRHVLRSLVPGLLYNISTYSIKRNANSDHVSRPATALIRTRPRRVEHLQVLNVTAYDVRLSWSLNLKATRHAPVSRIRVTLTSEDAGRTQTVLLNTTISELAFSSLLPAHKYTVDVLAQSGLRPDEFPSTSHSAGPLHFWTRPSPPQNLSLAHVTANSAAITWTRHPGLVSDGFVVNVTRGLTTRSRFLPGGLVGSYTLRELTPAQLYRLALTSVKKVGQEQIHSQPQYLDFTTLPMEARPGRRERPIKEGRRLSQPQNQGGGPEPRYTELIDRRGKITAKFTHLPRKAIRHRPSKQKPQPPVRLERMEETTNKISLALEIQEETTSGAKLESSQDCLTLTCLNGGTCRNNGGDSHVCDCTTGFKGAQCELSCQRVPHPCTRLYSETKSEPVWEGDVCHYVYKRTYKVQQDVCYQEVCESTLQQKSQVRRTSRQQ
- the sned1 gene encoding sushi, nidogen and EGF-like domain-containing protein 1 isoform X3, whose protein sequence is MPPPPQPLSSLLCALLLLLLPPGGAEAAVPLEDFYPFGPERGDAQTVAQDDGGSGLLDISVAFPFFGDKHTGLYVNNNGLVSFLREVSQFTPVAFPIAGDRRVVAPFWADVDNRRAGRVFYRQSREPLTLRRASSDIRMYFSDLPDFNATWVLVSTWHQVTFYGGSSTTPVNTFQVVLITDGELSFTIFQYNNITWTTGRHASSGGDANGLGGIAAQAGFNAGDGKRYFNIPGSRNQDVAQVETTTNVGYPGRWVFRIDHINVEVGGCNNSASVCPHLRPCLNGGRCIDDCITGNPSFTCSCLSGFTGRRCQINVDECASFPCKNGGTCEDHVNNFTCQCPPGYTGSLCETDVDECRDGPCLNGALCVQTADNFTCVCQPGYTGVLCQTEMNKCDSQPCLNGGQCVNHGFNFTCLCPAPFTGVVCESELMELQFNSTKSKNQTGSCQPDECGKNRICQSDGDSGAHRCSCAPGYYGDMCQEQCLCQNGGVCVDSNGTCKCPASYTGLYCQFEVTQTPCNNNHPCPDGGPCLEYGGAYLCTCQTSAAELDQQDFYPYVQPQSVCDSSPCLNGGYCYERDGGYTCQCTHGHWGKHCEKVRLNTCASGPCRNGGSCREEAGSYRCACPYRFTGKHCEVGKPDPCASSPCVNGGTCFHYIGKYKCECTDFFTGRHCEVNTATHRHAEMGCGPPPQVEHADVQFLSTLPGSVAVYLCRAGYVAVPRATQSVCGVQGHWSQPPVCEELNGCFSEPCINGGTCRNHGGSYVCDCEQGYNGNQCQTDINECLSEPCKNGGTCENQPGSYLCRCPVGLKGRHCQTEQDSCESNPCLNGGVCRASKRTYACTCKDGFFGDRCQMLEDPCVLHPCGSRGECRSDRRGNYDCVCKAGHTGKDCEKDLLPPSGLHVQRVEESELELRWDQPEASSTAWLSGFVVTYAPHGRGGARKVDFLDRQSRRHVLRSLVPGLLYNISTYSIKRNANSDHVSRPATALIRTRPRRVEHLQVLNVTAYDVRLSWSLNLKATRHAPVSRIRVTLTSEDAGRTQTVLLNTTISELAFSSLLPAHKYTVDVLAQSGLRPDEFPSTSHSAGPLHFWTRPSPPQNLSLAHVTANSAAITWTRHPGLVSDGFVVNVTRGLTTRSRFLPGGLVGSYTLRELTPAQLYRLALTSVKKVGQEQIHSQPQYLDFTTLPMEARPGRRERPIKEGRRLSQPQNQGGGPEPRYTELIDRRGKITAKFTHLPRKAIRHRPKPQPPVRLERMEETTNKISLALEIQEETTSGAKLESSQDCLTLTCLNGGTCRNNGGDSHVCDCTTGFKGAQCELSCQRVPHPCTRLYSETKSEPVWEGDVCHYVYKRTYKVQQDVCYQEVCESTLQQKSQVTVRRTSRQQ